One Echinicola strongylocentroti DNA window includes the following coding sequences:
- a CDS encoding glycosyltransferase yields the protein MNPAIVVIGYNRPQSLLRLLKSIAAAKYPSEPITLIISIDYYDGPRHDEVVGIAEEYDWKYGKKIVSVQKENLGLKAHILQCGDLTETYDSVVILEDDLIVSPQFYEFSSNAIQFYHSESRIAGISLYAYEYEELGWFKFYPRDIGTATYFMQWSSSWGQIWTRSQWREFRKWYTAKVDIEGINAPDQVKNWKNSWKKFHILYLVDTNRFFVFPYKSYTTLMDGAGTHHQHDTRTNNVALVGENKQPVEQKFSSFPNEDISYDSFFQPLSRSVFLEQTGKEMSVDFDLYGTKRLHNFKNELVFGMKHSDNPILKCSNKLIPLEDNLYHALEGEIYDLGYLHDLRPKSSVYLQGKKLYSSRKVFAISEMAKVVLYRVLSKMKVGG from the coding sequence ATGAATCCAGCGATAGTCGTTATAGGATATAACCGCCCCCAATCGTTATTGCGATTACTGAAGAGTATTGCTGCTGCTAAATATCCGTCAGAACCGATTACACTTATCATCAGTATCGATTATTACGATGGACCCAGACATGATGAAGTGGTGGGGATTGCGGAGGAGTATGACTGGAAATATGGAAAGAAAATCGTCTCGGTCCAAAAAGAAAACCTGGGGTTAAAAGCGCATATTTTACAATGCGGCGACTTGACCGAAACTTATGACTCGGTGGTTATCTTGGAAGACGACCTGATCGTTTCTCCCCAGTTTTATGAATTTTCGAGCAATGCCATTCAGTTTTACCATAGCGAAAGCAGGATTGCGGGGATTTCATTATATGCCTATGAATACGAAGAGCTGGGGTGGTTTAAGTTTTACCCGAGAGACATAGGAACAGCAACCTATTTTATGCAGTGGTCGTCTTCTTGGGGCCAGATCTGGACCAGGAGTCAATGGAGGGAGTTTCGTAAATGGTATACTGCCAAGGTGGATATAGAAGGTATAAATGCTCCCGACCAAGTGAAAAACTGGAAAAACTCCTGGAAAAAATTCCATATCCTCTATTTGGTAGACACCAATCGCTTTTTTGTGTTTCCTTATAAGTCTTACACTACACTGATGGACGGAGCAGGGACACACCACCAACATGACACCAGAACCAATAATGTAGCCTTGGTGGGAGAAAACAAGCAACCTGTGGAACAGAAATTTTCCTCTTTTCCAAATGAAGACATCAGCTATGATAGTTTCTTTCAGCCTCTTTCACGTTCGGTATTCCTCGAGCAAACCGGTAAAGAAATGTCGGTTGATTTTGACCTCTATGGTACCAAGCGGCTCCATAATTTTAAGAACGAACTGGTTTTTGGTATGAAGCATTCCGATAATCCAATTTTGAAGTGTAGCAATAAGCTGATCCCCTTGGAGGACAATCTGTACCATGCCCTGGAAGGGGAGATATATGATCTTGGGTACTTACATGATCTACGTCCCAAAAGCAGTGTTTATTTACAGGGAAAAAAGCTCTATTCGAGCAGAAAAGTCTTCGCCATATCTGAAATGGCCAAGGTGGTATTGT
- a CDS encoding nitroreductase family protein, producing MKKLLTKGYNIFVGVKDNRLPFLFVNSPVMSGIYYALFSNKFRREQHAVLKGKVAHLRDLRINKANIYTLIRNTHRLEKGLLMRPRKPVFGLDYIGETVDAFVNIWEPNKIQTDAQYKWFYEVLEEYFTTSGPHQKVETLKSKFKNKVNGFRLDDSCTDKMKYIPYARQEQNKSNITYEEFYKLTKYRRSVRWFLNKPVPRELIDKAILAANQSPSACNRQPFEYRIIDDPDLLKEVTTLPMGIRGYEHNIPMLIVVVGNLGAYFDERDRHVIYIDASLANMSFMLALETLGVSSCSINWPDIEHLEMQMERILNLDRSQRPIMCMAVGFPDPIGKVAYSEKKSIEKFRKYN from the coding sequence ATGAAAAAACTTTTGACAAAAGGTTATAATATTTTTGTTGGTGTTAAGGATAATAGATTACCATTTTTATTTGTAAACTCACCAGTGATGAGTGGTATATATTATGCACTTTTTTCCAATAAATTCAGAAGGGAGCAACATGCTGTTTTGAAAGGTAAGGTCGCGCATTTACGTGATTTACGTATTAATAAGGCCAATATCTATACCCTTATTCGTAATACCCATCGATTAGAAAAAGGCTTGTTAATGAGGCCGAGAAAACCCGTCTTTGGATTGGATTACATAGGGGAGACCGTGGATGCTTTTGTTAATATCTGGGAGCCAAATAAAATACAGACAGACGCACAGTATAAGTGGTTCTATGAAGTATTGGAGGAGTATTTTACTACTTCTGGTCCGCACCAAAAAGTGGAAACACTAAAGAGTAAGTTTAAAAACAAAGTAAACGGCTTTCGGCTTGATGATAGCTGCACGGATAAGATGAAGTATATTCCTTATGCTAGGCAAGAGCAAAACAAGAGCAATATTACCTACGAGGAGTTTTACAAATTAACTAAGTACAGGAGGTCTGTCAGGTGGTTTTTAAATAAGCCTGTGCCTCGCGAACTTATAGATAAGGCAATATTGGCGGCTAATCAATCACCTAGCGCCTGCAATCGTCAGCCTTTTGAATATCGGATTATTGATGATCCAGATTTGCTTAAAGAGGTGACCACTTTACCCATGGGTATCAGAGGATATGAGCATAATATACCAATGCTTATAGTGGTAGTAGGAAATCTTGGTGCATATTTCGATGAAAGAGACAGGCATGTGATATATATAGATGCCTCTTTGGCTAATATGTCATTTATGTTGGCTTTGGAAACATTGGGAGTAAGTTCTTGCTCCATTAATTGGCCTGATATTGAGCATTTGGAAATGCAGATGGAAAGGATTTTAAATTTAGATAGAAGCCAACGTCCCATTATGTGTATGGCGGTTGGGTTTCCTGATCCAATTGGAAAAGTCGCTTATTCAGAAAAGAAATCAATAGAAAAATTCAGAAAATATAATTAG
- a CDS encoding polysaccharide pyruvyl transferase family protein, whose protein sequence is MKKVTIQIDGTNTLNKGAELMLHSVVEQIRKKNESYQIIYNSNVPFTDSVGLPKKLNIQKRAAMKYGKVPRALLGRMNINTTYFSNFYALKDIDIVLDAGGFQFSDQWKYSTRKMDLWKGYYESLKKAGTKIILLPQAMGPFNTKGGIDSIEMVNRYCDIIIARETISKQHVLNAGVEPERVWCYPDFTSVTKGAASSYADYAKGKVCVIPNKKMITHVSESNVSYFEFFKNIIQCLIELGEDVFILNHEGKGDYEICKRLNADFDNRFTVISDLDALATKGVIGASKFTISSRFHGVASSLSQNVPCLSTSWNHKYEMLFSEYGITDGVLDLNTKYENLKERIRKELACVPESVIKLEKFSVEQSRKVHEMWDKVWEIVEK, encoded by the coding sequence GTGAAAAAGGTTACTATTCAAATTGATGGCACTAACACGTTGAATAAAGGAGCAGAGTTGATGCTACACTCCGTGGTAGAGCAAATAAGAAAAAAGAATGAATCCTATCAAATAATCTATAATTCAAATGTGCCTTTTACCGATAGTGTGGGATTGCCCAAGAAATTAAATATCCAGAAGCGTGCAGCAATGAAATATGGCAAAGTGCCTAGGGCCTTGTTAGGCAGAATGAATATTAACACAACCTATTTTTCTAACTTTTATGCTTTAAAAGACATTGATATCGTCTTAGATGCAGGAGGCTTTCAGTTTTCTGATCAATGGAAATATTCGACAAGGAAGATGGATCTCTGGAAGGGCTATTATGAATCATTAAAAAAAGCGGGGACCAAAATCATATTACTTCCCCAGGCCATGGGGCCTTTTAATACGAAGGGAGGAATAGATTCTATAGAAATGGTGAATAGGTATTGTGATATCATTATTGCCAGAGAAACTATCTCCAAACAGCACGTGCTGAATGCAGGTGTAGAACCTGAACGAGTTTGGTGTTATCCAGACTTTACTTCTGTTACAAAAGGAGCAGCTAGTTCTTATGCTGACTATGCCAAAGGTAAAGTTTGCGTCATACCAAATAAAAAAATGATCACGCATGTATCTGAAAGTAATGTGAGTTATTTTGAATTCTTTAAAAATATCATTCAGTGCTTAATTGAATTAGGTGAAGATGTTTTTATTCTCAATCATGAAGGGAAGGGGGATTATGAAATATGTAAAAGGCTGAATGCTGATTTTGATAATAGATTTACAGTTATTTCAGATTTGGATGCGCTAGCTACAAAAGGGGTAATCGGAGCTTCTAAATTTACCATCTCTTCAAGGTTTCATGGGGTGGCGAGCTCCTTGAGTCAAAATGTACCATGTCTTTCTACTAGCTGGAACCATAAATATGAAATGCTCTTTAGCGAGTATGGAATAACTGACGGAGTGCTGGATCTAAATACAAAATATGAGAATTTGAAGGAGCGAATTCGAAAAGAATTGGCCTGTGTTCCTGAAAGTGTGATAAAGTTGGAGAAATTTTCAGTGGAGCAGTCAAGGAAAGTCCATGAAATGTGGGATAAAGTGTGGGAAATCGTAGAAAAATGA